The Sceloporus undulatus isolate JIND9_A2432 ecotype Alabama chromosome 7, SceUnd_v1.1, whole genome shotgun sequence genome segment GTCACTAGCCACTAGGCCTATAACAAACATTTTGATGGACCAGCTGTTGGTCAGCTGTTCATGAAGTGAGTCTAGGTTTTTCTCTACTTTAGTTAGCTTGTTGGAACCAAACCAGAGGAGAGGTTGTCAAAACATGTGTCAGACTCCGTCGCCTGCCCTTCTTCATCATGGTGTTGTTGTCAACAGGATAAAAGTTCACTCCTATCCAGAGGCTGTAGCATCTGGGAGTAGTACTCAATACCCCCAACAGAAAAttgtctttccccccctctcagaCAGACTACTGAGTTGTGTTTAGCAGGTCACGCCTCAGAAAGAAATACCCATACTGccccatttattcatttagaatatttatatcccacttttcagctgcaaaggctttcagagctgcttacaacgctaaaaccactactccatgctgacGCTCACTTTCTGAAGTAGCTCCTTCTAGAGGTTTCCAGGGAAGGAATTGTTGGAGCAGATGGAAAGCGTCAGCTCTTGGTGAGGTTGTGTCTTCTGTATGCAATAACTGTCTTGGagacaatagttttttgtggttttttttggtctatgtggccatgttctagaagagtttatttctgatgtttcaccagcatctgtggttggcattttcagagaatgctgacttgTATATATATTGTGCAACCCTGGGTAAGGAGAAGTGATTCTCATCTGTGTATtgtagcagacactaatcctcttttgcatatcctcccaccctgaggccctgccatcagccacagaacaatacacagattaacatgggaatcgctcctccttacccagggtcacacagtatatatatatataccccactctcttccatgccagcattctctgaagacgccagccacagatgctggcgaaacgtcaggaagaaactcttccagaacatggccacatagcccaaaaaccccacaaaaaactatgtcctGGAGACAATCTGGGAGAGCTGCTTCCAGTTAGCCACCTCTGGAGGATACTTGTAGGGCAGCCACTTGGGTTAATCCCACCATCCTCATGTGGCATCACAATACTGGCATTTGGTTGAAGTATTCCTCAGCAGGCCCATCCACAGGAGATGCTCCTCTTGGATATCACTCAGTGTTGGCTCCACGTCCGGAAAAGAAGATGTCCTAATAGCCAGGACATGGATGCGAAAGTCTCACTCTTGTGtaagattattgttgttgtgttagGGTATTCTGGGGAACATACACATTTGCATGAGTCCCTGCTAGGTAGCTAGGGCTTCCTTAGCCACTGCCCCATGCAATGTTGTCTTCATGTTAAAAGGATTGTTACTAATGTTCAATGTTGCATGAGGTTTTGGTTCTGAgcaactgttttatttctactaccgAAGCCCAATTCTGTGGCCAAAGGGGATTTCCTCCTCTTAGAGTGGAAATGGAGTATTGTGTTGGTTCTGCCTTCTCTGGCAGGAGGAGTTAACCATTTTCTGTTAGATTTGTTGTCTGCCGAAGGATGCTTTCAATTTctaggtgtgcatgtgtgttttcctTATATATAGCCATCATGTAATGACGAAAGTAATATTGTTCTTGCCCCTAGGATCCCAAAGAGAGGCTAGGATGCCAGCCGCAAACCGGATTTTCTGATATAAAGTCTCACACATTCTTTCGCAGCATAGATTGGGATATGGtaaagctctcccccccccccttcatttgtTTTACCTGTCATGGTGATACTTTTTAGTTGGAAATGAATGTACAAACCATTCACATAAATGTGCTAAACGTCTGCCAAAAAATCAGTTCTTGAACATAGATAGAAATGTTGCTGCAGGACTAAAACCGCTGCAGAAAAAGCTGAGTGTCACTTATAGCCTTTTCACTAAAACGATCAATAAACATTGACTAGTGTCTTGCTTCCAATCATGGAGGGTTGAATGACAGCACTAAAGATTCAAAGGCTCAGTTCAGACTTCACACAAAATGATCTTTTATACTAACACAGGGCTGAGTGGAAGTCTTCCCCCAAAAACTTCGTATCTAGTCTTccctctacagcagtggttcccaagctttggtcctccagatgatttggacttcggctcccataattcctgactgtttgaCCAacttggctggggcttctgggatctgacaTCCCAAACAAATGGTGGGccataggttgggaaccactactctGCAGTGATAAAGGGGAAAATTCTCAAAACACGAGTCGCCATACCCTGCATCACACACATTTAGCCTTGTTTAATTTACTAATGAACATGCTGGGACTATATGTATAGTACCATGTTAACCAGTTCTGTATTCAGTTCACTTGCTTTTTAATAATGATTGATCCTCCCAATTCTTTCTCCTCACCCCCGTTCAGCTGGAGAAGAAGCAGGCAACCCCACCATTTCAGCCTCAGATCACAGATGATTATGGTTTGGATAACTTTGATACCCAGTTCACCAGCGAACCTGTACAGCTAACTCCAGATGATGAGTATGTTTTACTTTTGTTAAATGCACTGTCCCAAAAGTATATATATCTGTTATGCAGAACTTCAGCAGGGTGCAGATATGGgtttagttgctgttgttgtcgtgtgccttcaagttgtttcccgcttagggcgaccctaaggcaaacccttggcaaaatttcttcagaggaggtttgcccttgccttcccctgaggctgagagcatgcaacttgcccaagatcacccaatgggttttatggccaagtagggaatcgaaccctggtcttgcCTACgttctcccaatgggtttcatggccaagtagggaatcgaaccctggtcttgcctacgttcacccagtgggttttatggctgaactgggaattgaaccctggtctccagagtcatagtccaacactcaaaccacaacgctACGCTGGCTCAATTTGGATTTCCAGACAGTAAAGAGCCCTTGTTGTATTAATGCTCGAATGCTGATAAATCAGGTTCAACAGAGCAAGCAGGGCATTAGATCCAAAGGAAAAGGCTTCTGAAGACTATAAGGAAATATCTACTTGTATGGAAAAGTAGCAAAGCACCTTTCACCACTTGATGCTTCTTGCTTGAATGGTCTTTGAAATGAGAatgtatattaaaatgtatatttaatgtatatttaaaacataCCATTTTAAAACTAGAGGATAGGAAGCAAAGAGCCTGCGTTAGAGCTTTTCACCCATGATAACTGCCCTTTCACATAGTAGGTCCTTGTCGACATTGCCATTGCGTCACAAACAACCAGAACAGATTTGCAATGTCTGATTTTGATAGTATTTTCTAATGACAAGTTCCCTTTGAACTGATAACTAAGACTTTGGCAAGAGATTTGGAGATGGTGTTTAGAGCCATGCTGTTGTCCTTGGTCACTTCATGGATTTCCAGAGGGATTGTCGTCTTCAGCAGCAAACAGAATCAAGGCCCTGGAAGCTGaatgagcatagaatcatagatgttgacagaatcatagagttggactggAACAGTAATAGGAAGTCTATTGCAAGAGTGTGCAACCCTAATGAGTGCAAATAGGAGTTTTGCAGCACCTTGAAGACCAACAAATTAGAGCATAAACCTTTGTGAACTATATagtctatttcatcagatgcatgataTGTCATTGTGAGTTACAGGTGATAGATACAGTGCGCTCTTGCCATActcggctttcagcttatgctgaagccgcgtGATGGAAGCAGTAATGGCGCGTGCACCATGTGCATGAGTCtaattgttttcaatgggactcaagcatatgcagtgtttcccttacatgggggctgtgtgtgtcctggaatggatccttgcataagggaagggccgactgtacgtAAGCAGTGGGGGATAGTGCCTATAGATGGGTGAGAAGAAAACGAGTGTTCAGTTTTGTGAATATCCATTGctaatacagttggtcctccacatttgcggctttgattaacatgttctctctaagaatctctcggtcctccagcgcaactctgccagaggttgagcatggagttgtgctggggaatgctTTCTGCATTCCATGAACCCCGCTATTAGAATTCTCCTGTTTAGCTCAAGGCAACATTTCAAGCATTGAAATGGATGATATGCATGTTTTTGAGGTGCTGCACTGCTGTGTTTTCATTCAGTGGGATTGGACACATTCTGCCACTATTTCAGCGCTGTgggtttgctccacaagggaaGAAACTGCTTCCAGAGGTAAATGTGACTGACTAGGCTtggcttccttccttttctggaaGGGATGGATTTCAGTACTCTGGTCCATGTTTCTGAAGTGGGCAGATTATATCAGTCGGACTATAGAGTGTGTTATGCAAGTTGTAAACCAAAGTGAATTACGACGCGTGTCTGTCTTCCATTTGCAGAGACGTAATAAAGAGAATAGACCAGTCGGAGTTTGAAGGATTCGAATACATTAACCCGTTGTTTCTGTCAACCGAGGAGACGGTATGAGGAGAGAACAAGGACTCTACGCCGAGGATGAACAAATGTGAACGAACTTTGGCATTTAATTCTAACAACAGTAATATGCATGCAAGGCTGGATTAAACTGTAAGGTTTGGAGTGGAGGCAAATGATGAGAAAAAAATTGCTGctgaaacataataaaacaaatgatTTTGGTGAGTGTCttcctctattttttaaaacaaaaaagaaatgtttgggGGCACTGACAGAAAGAAATCTACGTTTCGTGCCTATTATATCAAGGACCGGTGTTTGGTTGCATCCTTGGAAGAGAGAGATTCAAACCCATTTTTGATGGATGCAGTGACCTACTCAGACAGAGAAGCATCCAGAATAGTTAGCGGCGTTGAAGCTTACTTTAGATGCCTTCTTTCGCAAGCGGTACCTACCTTAAAGGTTAGTttacatacatgcatacagaTAGGTATGTCTGTACGTAAAGAAATGAAAAGGAGTTGTGTTTTATTGGCAATCTTGGATGGATTTGGGTACAGTATCGAAGTGCCTAAATGGATAAAACTACATTACAATGGTTCCATATTTGGAACACTTGAAAAACCCTGGTTGTTGAGAGCAAAAATAAGTATTGTACACATAGAACATGTAACTAACAGCTGCTATCTAGCTTTGAGACCAAgctcagcaataataataatgacgatGACGACAACTCCAAATTGCAATTGATCCCTTAAAATGTGGCGACAAATGATCCAAAAGTCATTCGAAAACTAAAATTTGCACATTAGATTTCCGAAACTATTTGAGCAGTGCCTACGATGTCTTGTGTTGTGTACTAGAtttttgaataatatttttatcaatgCAATATTCGGAAGGAATGGCGGAAGTATAATGGATCATAGccttaaagtttaaaaaaagaaatccatcAACTTATTACATTTTTACTGATAAAGCACACCTCCTCCTTCGAACAAAACAACCCTGTCTGCTTTGAAATGTCCAGCATGTTACCATTGACTAGCTCTAGAAAGAGCGCATTTTGGTACATGCAACACATTTCAGGAACTTAGTGATGTTAGCGAACTTAGAAAACGGACAAATATTGTATGAATATAGAAATATGTCCATGTTTCCTCTTTTGGAAACTGAGGGATGTTTTGCATCAGGTTGTCAGCTTAGACATTTTTAAGTGTCAGTTCATTTGGGCACAAACAAGTGCGCATTGCTGTCTGCAACATTTCAGCATTACCTGCCTTTTTATGAGCAGTATTGGTTTCTTTTTTCAGCGCCGTCGCGTAGCTTGTAGTTGTGGAGAAAACTCTGCcgaaaggagagaaaaacaaacGCAGTGTTGCCAGGATATCTCGCCCAATTTGGTCCCAAACGCAAGGTAACTTGCAGCCATTTCCACGTTGCTTTTATCGTATAGGTTTCTCAGGGCGCAGCATTGCATTTCGGTGCTGAACATGACATCCCATGTGCGTTCTTCAAGTCCATGAGGTGCTAGGACCAGACTGCCAAATCATGGTATTGAAAAACCATTCCCAAGAACCACCGGTTTCATTTTATACGTCCCTCGCCTTGGCCACTGAATTAACACGCATCTGTGCTAATTCGGGTTTATTAATCCCATCCAGAAACGTGGAAGGTTGCTGTCTGGGCTGGTTCTTTTGCTtgcttgcgtgtgtgtgtgtgtgtgtgtgtgtgtgtgtgtgtgtgtgtgtgtgtgtatatatatatatatacacatagtatttattatttattatattttaatattgtctaACCAGCACTAAGTAATTCAGTTAAGAGTAATGGGGTTTGGAGGCTCCGttaccaaggtccaaaacacgctgcagaaataatccagttcattTTATATTTATGGATTTCCAGggtttatatcccagctttctccaCATTTCAAGGCGGGTTTGAGACCACTTCTTTGCAGACCAAATActcaatccagtttgagaccacttattATGAGGccaaataatccactttaaatgccctgagtttagtgctatggaattttaggaacAGTAGTTGTTTTTCAattgaaaatacacacatttcaacaaaGGTTGCATATTTATGCATTCATGTAAtgttaaacactgaatttctgagaacttaatgtctaattaacaatttgtaagctgctctgatagccttttggctgaagagcgggatataaataaataagtagtaATAATTTGCCAATGAACACGATTCGCCGACTTTTAACAATCAGAAAATAAGGGTCACGAAATCggagaatataataataataataataattctccaaTTTCGTGACCCTTATTTTCTGATTGTTAAAGTCGGTGAATTGTGATCATTGGCATATAATACAACGGTTTTGGATCGAATACATCTAATCGTAAGTAGCTTTTTGTcttctattgtggcaccagagcactccgacagttcccaggattccctagcattgagccagggcagttatagcagtctcaaactggattattcctgcagtgtgtcttggacccaagtCGGCTAGCGGAAGACAAACCCCCATTTTGTTTTTCGACGTCTCCACTAGTGGTTTCGACCCTTTCTCAGTTTTATTCAGCGCACCTTGAATGTCCTCGGTTTCTTTATTTGCAGCTGAGCAGTTGGCAATAGGACCTATAGATACCATGGTTCTGCGGCAAAGGATTGCCCCGCATTCCTGTAGTAATAGAACATTAGACTTACGAATAGTGGAACAGAGAATAAACCAAGTCCTTGATACATGTACAATTTAAGGCATTTACAATATTGCTGTGTTGCCAAATACGTTGCTGGTTACAAGTCAGTCGCTCCTGCGCAAGTGTATCTGACTAATGTTCTGACGAAGGGGaatttttttatatacatatatataaagatcttgttttataaatttaaagagaaaaatgaaggATGTAATTAAATGTGTGGTTTAAAAGAGATCCTAATATATTGCAGATTGATCCGGCGATGATTATAATTGTCTTTAAAGTATGtaaatgaaatgtaaatgaaGACACACTAGCTAATTTAACGATTGTACAACAGTAAATAACGTTCTTGTAGTTTTGTATACTTAACTTAGTTGAGATCTTTGGCCAGTTTTATTTGTGCAAAAGATGGTATACTAACCCGTAAAAACCCGCTAAGATCATTTATATTCTTGCACATCTATTAAAAGACTTTAACGGAGGGGAAAACAAATCCGTTTCACTAAGCGAAAGTTACCGATATGATTTGTTTCGTCTGAATATAGATATAACATTTCTACtcatgtttactcagaggtaaagTGAAATGAATCCCACCTTTTCCATGTGCCAAAAGTACTGCAGTGCGCTGTTTTAAAGGAACAGTGACAGATAAAAAAGCAGAGCTTGTATTTTTTACCgttatttaatgtttaaatacATTTTAGTGATTTATACTGGTAAAATcctgatttcttttttccccttgctgTAAAGGTAATAAATCTGTCCTGTACCAGATGCGGAATTGAGAAGAGTTATTACTactttgcactacaactcccaggatcctggCTGTATgtgggggggattctgggactagTAGTCTAAAAATAAGCTTCCGAAGCTCTGTCTGCCTTCCTGTTAGTACACTTGTACTAAACCTGTCAATGTGCTTGTGGATCTATACAGCAAAATTCATGACTTTGTGTATCTGAACGAAGTGCATTTTACAAATGCAGTTCTCTGAATAAACACACGGGCATTTCAATAGGGGAGAACATTTGACTCCATTTCTTGTATTGGAAGCTTTTCATGATATGTAATTTAAAGCACATTCTGCCTCGAGCGCTATTTAGTTTTCAGCAAAAGTTAATTATTGGTGAtctccttcctccccactccAAAAAATCCTAACAAATAGATATAcagccacccctcctttttcacagacaatccattccggaccccctcgcGAAAATGGAGTTTCGCCTATATTCAAACCCATTCTCTCCATTCGTCCCTCAGACCCCCCATTCCTCCCCTCCATCGTCCCTCCCAACATCCCCATTTCTCCCTCACCATTTGTCCCCTCAACACATCCCATTATCTCCCTCCATTCGTCCTTCGCGCACATCCCATTCGTCCCTCCATTCGTCCCTTTTCGCCCATCCCATTGCCTCCATTCCATTCCATCCCATCAACGCATCCCAATTCCTCCCCATTCGTCCCTCACGCATCCATTCTTCCATTCGTCCCTACACGCATCCccatcctccctccattcttcaCCTCGCCGCACATCACCATTCGTCCCTCCATTTTCGTCCCTCACGCAATCCCCATGTCGTCCCTCCATTCGTCCCTTCGCGCCCATCCCATTCCTCCCTCCATTCCGTTCCCTGCACGCATCCCATTCCCCCTCCATTCCCGTCCCATCACGCCATCCACCATTTCCTGTTTCCCATTCGTCCCTCCTCACGCATCCCATTCCTCCTCCATTCTCCCTCCCGCATCCCCCATTCTCCCTCCATTGTCCCTCCACGCATCCCATTCCCCTACATTCGTCCCGCACACATCCCCATTCctccctccatttgtccctcccACGCATCCCATTCGTCCCTCCATTCGTCTGTGCGCGCATCCTTTCGTCCCTCGCGCCCCCCATCCCATTCCCCTCCATTTGTGCCTCGCGCATCccattcctccctccattttgtCCCTCGCGCAATCCCCATTCCTCCCCTCCATTTGTCCCGCGCGCATCCCATTCctccctccatttgtccctcGCGCATCCCATTCTCCCTCCTTTGTCCCTACGGCATCCCCTTCCCCCTCATTTGTCCCTCGCGCATCCCATTCCTCCCCCATTCGTCCCTCGCGCATCCCATTTCTCCCTCACATTTTGTCCCTCGCGCATCCCATTCctccctccatttgtccctcGCGCATCCCATTCCTCCCTCCATTGTCCTCCCGCGCATCccattcctccctccattttgtCCCTCGGCACATCCATTCCTCCCTCCATTCGTCCCTCGCGGCATCCCATTCCTCCTCCAATTCGTCCCTCGCGCCCCAGCCCATTCCTCCCTCCATTCGTCCCTCACGCATAAGAAAGGGTCGCGGATCCGAAGACTGCAAGAATGGCGACCGTACTTGTTTCTTCATTTTACAGTATCTGTGCCGCCAATAGTCCATAACAAATATTTGATTAGAATAAGGTAGGAATAAGCAAGACCCAACACCTCCAGTTGGCAAAGCCAATTGTGAAGAACTCTGGGAGTTCCCATCCAACAGTATGTAGAGGCCTGCATTAGTACTGTTTTGCCAACACTGTTGCCAAATACGCACCCGGACTGCCATAGTATTTCCACAGTGATAAGAATAGGATAcaagtggtccctccacattcactgtggtTGGGAGCAcaggacctctgtgaaagtgggaaacCTGTACATAACAAAATCATTGTGGTTTTACCTGAcacaacacctctctaggaatatctagatcttccattgcaactctgtggtcagaaTCTGCTGgtcattgaccatagaattgcactggaggagctacaaatgcctagtggagtgttctctctaggaatctctcggtctttcagtgcaacctttagttaaagttgaccatagagttacaccagaggagctacaaatgtttAGTAGAAtatcttctctaggaatctgaccatagagttacaccggaggagctacaaatgcctagtggagtgttctctctaggaatctctaggtctttcagtgcaacctttggttaaagttgaccatagagttgcgctggaggatctagatattcctagagaggatatatTAATACAATCCGTGAGTAACCAAATCAGTAAAtggggagggacaactgtatacacTAATGAATGGGAAATTACCACCTCAACAAATTTTTAAATAGCACAAgaacttcatttttaaatttgttgctacATGGTTTACTGTCGCCAATTTCCACAACTCTCAGCATTGTCGGTTCTCGCGGAGCTTTGTTCTTGGTCACCACACGACGTCATCTGTGCTTTCCGATAAACACTGGCTCAGATGACTATCGACCTCCAGTCCTGACCACCTGCAAGTCAGAGAAGTAGCGAAAGCGTCAGAGCTGCAGATTAAAAACCAGAAGGCATTTCTAGACAATTTGGCAAGGGTCTGATTCTTCAGTAGGATGGTTTATGTAGTCCTGAATGCTATGGAGGAAAGGTGAGGCAACAATATGTCTTGAGCTTGCCACCTTTCCAAGAGAGGAGCCTCCCAAAGTACATCTGCTTTGAGCCACAAAggcttttttctcttctgccaagGCAGGACCAACATCGTCTTCCAAGGAAGAAGAGGGTCTGctgcattttgttgctgttgctgtgtgccttcaagttatttatggcgaccctaaatttgttcagaggtttgccaatgtcttcccctgaggctgagagcatgtcactttaCCAAGTTCATGGCTTGGAATCGGACTCTGGTCTCAAAGTGCACAAATGCTACCTTGCACTCATTACCTGTAACCTATTTTTGTACAGCAAGTGTCTTGGACAATGTTTCTCATTTCGTCTCTGACGCAGACGGTGCAAATGCATGCAACTCATAGATTTAATGTTCACCTGAAACAGCAACTCAAGCAACATAGCAGCTTTACTTACGTTCCAGGAAAGCGCATCTGACACAGAGGACACTTTTCCAGAGTGGGATGCTCTGTTTTTTCCTGGCCGCTGAAACTAGCCAAACAAGGGTCTCGCGAAGGTAACGTTGAGGCAGACTCATTCAACGAAGAACCGCCTTGTAGAAGAGTATCATCACTGGATGGGTTTCCCCTTCCGTTTTCTCTTCTGCTTTGTCTTTGGTAGACTGGAAATGGAAACCACTGAAACGCTTTCGTTCCGGCGTTAAATGCTTCTGGTTCTGCCTCAGGGTTTGCAGTTTGAGATCTCTGCAACACAccaaaaaatcaaattttaagcAATCTAAACATCCCTTCAGCATTTAATATTGAAAAGCCAATATGCTGGATCTGAATGTGAGAGCTTCAGCTTCGGATAGTTCAACAAATACGGGCTCTGAATAAAGACCTCTTCTCCAGTGATTCTGGGGAAAGGGTTATCATTACTACTTCTTCACTGCCCAGCATGGTTCTTTAACAGATCACTATTGCTGCTTCCGCATTgttagaaataaaacagtttaatgCCGCTTGAATttccacggctcaatgctatgaggatttgtagtttggtaaggcaccagagacaaaaatcccatagcactgagccatggcagttaaagtggtctcaaactgctttatttctgcagtgtgggcttCTGCTTAGTCTTCAGACCAAACTGCAAGCGACCCCCTTTGTTCTCACATTGAGGACGCTTCCTAATTCTGTCTCCTGGGTCCAAAGTTCAACCTATACCTTGTAGTACATATAAATTTTAATTCTGGATCCCATCtgactttggaagctaagcagggtcaaatctggttagtacttggatgagagactgctagCGAATACCAGTTccgagtcttccttgcctaaagTTGATAGGtgatgaaggcacatatatacgcACACCTTTGTTAGCAGCCTAAAGCATCGCTacacatagaatcctagagttggaagagaccccaagaagggccctgatccagcNNNNNNNNNNccaacccccttctgccatgcaggaactctccatcaaagcatccccattgacagatggccatccagcctctgtttaaagacctccaaggaaggagactccattacactctgaggaaggagtgtgttccactgttgaacagcccttactttcaggaagttcctcaccTGGGTCCCCTTACACTCATAGGATCCAAAGGgccatgatccagtccaacccccttctgccatgcaggaactctccatcaaagcatccccattgacagatggccatccagcctctgtaaatACCTTTGGAAGAAACACTGGCAGGTTGGCTATCTCTTCTAAGCTCGAGGGATCCGGATGTGGCTCCAGAGCCCTGAGCAGCGTCATCCATGCGCCTTCGCCATCGCCTTGCCTTTGAAACTGGGAAGCGATGCTGGCACACGATCTGCAAAACAAAAGACCCAGAATAATAATGTACCGTGAGGCGGCCATGTCGGCCGTGCGGCAAACttgtgcgttttggttggccCCAGAAATGATTTATCAGCAATGGttataactactactactaatattaaTAACAGGGCCATATGTAAATGATCTGCCCACATCCCTTCCCCTGCAATggttctactactactactaatattaaTAATGGCACCACATGTGAAGGATTTACTAGCATCTCACCCCTTGCAAtggttactactactactactattaataatgGGGCCATATGTGAAGGATTGATCAGTGTCTCTTGAAATGGTTactaataagaataataacagtaataataatattaatgatgGCACCACATGTGAAGGATTTATTAGCATCTCATGCCTTGCAGTGGTTACTactaactactactactagtagtagtaatactATTAATAACGGGACCTCATGGGGCTGCAAT includes the following:
- the FAAP20 gene encoding Fanconi anemia core complex-associated protein 20: MLMRGAAGEADFQGNGARGGKLSLRRKRPLVLEGEREGQPAGEGPLRSCASIASQFQRQGDGEGAWMTLLRALEPHPDPSSLEEIANLPVFLPKRSQTANPEAEPEAFNAGTKAFQWFPFPVYQRQSRRENGRGNPSSDDTLLQGGSSLNESASTLPSRDPCLASFSGQEKTEHPTLEKCPLCQMRFPGTWSGLEVDSHLSQCLSESTDDVVW